The DNA segment TAGATGATACATACTGTGTGCTGTAAGAAAAGCTACTTCTCTTTCAAAGGTATGTCCATATTCAACTGACTGCTCTCTTGCTTTTTCTAAAGAGATTACTATATCTCCTAGTATTATCTTTGTATCCAAAGACTTTATCATTTCAATATTGTCATATTGAGGAAATGATAATACATCTGTTTTAGTATCTTTATCTCTAAAATTCTTATTAAGCTCTCTTATTTCATTATTATCTACAAATGAAATACTTATTTCAACATCTTG comes from the Caminicella sporogenes DSM 14501 genome and includes:
- the ybeY gene encoding rRNA maturation RNase YbeY — protein: MDVIVDNRQNKIQLNDKLINLVKKVVEKCLNEEGIKQDVEISISFVDNNEIRELNKNFRDKDTKTDVLSFPQYDNIEMIKSLDTKIILGDIVISLEKAREQSVEYGHTFEREVAFLTAHSMYHLFGFDHDTEENTKIMRQKEEKVLKDLGILR